The Acidobacteriota bacterium genome includes a window with the following:
- the ltaE gene encoding low-specificity L-threonine aldolase, which yields MPIDLRSDTVTLPSPAMRQAMLTAEVGDDVFGEDPTVKRLEHLAAEITGKAAALFVTSGTQGNLASLLAHCERGREVIVGDESHIYHYENGSASAVGGLVLKPVRTNADGTMPLDALEAAIHLPAHNYHFYHHAPPGVICLENTHNRCGGSILSPEYFAEVATIAARHRLPIHLDGARLFNASVAAGKPVTAWTQYVSSVQLCLSKGLAAPVGSMICGTAEFVDRARRMRKVLGGGMRQAGVIAAPGIVGLTDMVGRLEEDHRNARILADGIAALPGIVLDPPRVDTNIVVFRLPSVARAEAFATALGGQGVLVSDFGGGRLRVVTHYGISEADCRTAVGVMQKLWLRP from the coding sequence ATGCCAATCGATTTGCGAAGTGACACTGTGACGCTGCCGTCGCCCGCCATGCGGCAGGCGATGCTGACGGCCGAGGTCGGCGACGATGTGTTCGGCGAGGATCCGACCGTCAAACGACTGGAGCATCTGGCGGCGGAGATCACCGGGAAGGCCGCCGCGCTGTTCGTGACGAGCGGCACCCAGGGCAACCTGGCGTCGTTGCTCGCCCACTGCGAGCGCGGCCGCGAGGTGATCGTCGGCGACGAATCCCACATCTACCACTACGAGAACGGCTCGGCGTCAGCGGTCGGCGGCCTGGTCCTCAAGCCGGTTCGGACCAACGCCGACGGCACGATGCCGCTCGACGCCCTCGAAGCGGCGATTCATCTGCCGGCGCACAATTACCACTTCTACCATCACGCGCCGCCCGGCGTGATCTGCCTCGAGAACACCCACAATCGGTGCGGGGGATCGATTCTCTCGCCCGAGTACTTCGCCGAGGTGGCCACGATTGCCGCGCGCCACCGGCTGCCGATCCACCTGGACGGCGCACGCCTGTTCAATGCTTCCGTCGCAGCGGGGAAGCCGGTGACGGCCTGGACGCAGTACGTGTCGTCGGTGCAGTTGTGCCTGTCGAAGGGGCTGGCTGCGCCGGTCGGATCGATGATCTGTGGCACCGCGGAGTTCGTCGATCGGGCGCGCCGCATGCGCAAGGTGCTGGGCGGCGGGATGCGGCAGGCTGGCGTCATCGCGGCGCCGGGCATCGTTGGGTTGACCGACATGGTCGGGCGGCTGGAAGAGGATCATCGGAATGCCCGCATCCTCGCCGACGGGATCGCCGCGCTGCCGGGCATCGTGCTCGATCCCCCACGCGTCGACACGAACATCGTCGTCTTCCGCCTGCCGAGCGTGGCGCGCGCCGAAGCGTTTGCCACGGCGCTCGGGGGACAGGGCGTGCTCGTGTCGGACTTCGGCGGCGGCCGCCTCCGCGTCGTGACGCACTATGGCATCAGCGAGGCCGATTGTCGGACGGCCGTTGGCGTGATGCAGAAGCTCTGGTTGCGGCCGTAG
- a CDS encoding sensor histidine kinase, giving the protein MTDHVGLWPQSPAGRGEHVVAAGRILLAVLGLLVVWLDPRAPARHAPAAYVVMAAYVVYSTAILLAVWKSNLSIRVVQIATHGIDLVLFLLFIYLTEGGTSPFFAYLTFAILAGAVRWQWRGALATAAVALVAYVGLGFFAANVLKDPAFDVNRFILRSMYLAVLACFVAYLSAYEERVRVEIRKLADWPRPVSLDTPELVKHLLGHAAHILSAPRVLMVWNEPGHASLRAASWSPAECSLVDAPSDWGDSVIDEQLAGVAFVWTNTSMQDRVLVSTAAGFREWRGAPFDSRFLADIAARSVVAIPLPSERLAGWVFYLDKRRPTSDDVALAAISTREIATTLDHAELLAQLRDVAVEDERTRLGRDLHDGLLQSLTAARLQLHQLRRHIMPDSTAVEQKLEAAETTLAASQRELRLLVTQLRPRPQADAVPERFEEVVSDLGERMKREWNLAVTARVELASPLPGDMARTAGLMIHEALANAARHGGATTADVQIHGANRVLTLSVSDNGCGFGFVGRRTGSELAEEHLGPESLSDRVASLRGTLSVDSHPAGACVEMRIPYEEPV; this is encoded by the coding sequence GTGACCGATCATGTGGGCCTGTGGCCACAATCGCCAGCCGGCCGTGGTGAACACGTCGTCGCGGCCGGACGGATCCTGCTCGCCGTTCTTGGCCTGCTCGTCGTCTGGCTCGATCCACGCGCACCGGCCCGGCATGCTCCGGCCGCGTACGTGGTGATGGCGGCGTACGTGGTCTACTCGACAGCTATCCTGCTGGCCGTCTGGAAATCCAATCTCTCCATTCGCGTTGTCCAGATTGCCACACACGGGATCGACCTGGTCTTGTTCCTGCTCTTCATTTATCTGACCGAAGGGGGCACGAGCCCGTTTTTCGCCTACCTGACGTTTGCGATTCTGGCCGGGGCGGTCCGGTGGCAGTGGCGCGGAGCGCTGGCGACGGCTGCTGTGGCCCTGGTGGCGTACGTCGGTCTTGGCTTCTTCGCCGCCAACGTGCTGAAGGATCCTGCGTTCGACGTCAACCGGTTCATTCTGAGGAGTATGTACCTCGCTGTGCTCGCCTGTTTCGTGGCGTACCTCAGCGCCTACGAAGAGCGCGTGCGGGTGGAAATCAGAAAGCTCGCGGACTGGCCGAGGCCAGTGTCGCTCGATACCCCCGAACTGGTGAAGCACCTGCTTGGCCACGCGGCCCACATCCTGTCGGCTCCCCGCGTGCTGATGGTCTGGAACGAACCCGGACACGCGTCGCTGAGGGCGGCGTCCTGGTCGCCGGCGGAATGCTCGCTGGTGGATGCCCCATCCGACTGGGGTGACTCCGTCATTGATGAGCAACTGGCCGGCGTGGCCTTCGTGTGGACAAACACCTCTATGCAGGATCGTGTGCTGGTCTCGACGGCGGCCGGATTCCGTGAGTGGCGTGGCGCCCCCTTCGACAGCCGTTTCCTGGCCGACATCGCCGCGCGATCAGTGGTGGCCATCCCCCTGCCCAGCGAACGACTGGCAGGCTGGGTGTTCTATCTCGACAAGCGGCGCCCTACGTCCGACGATGTCGCGTTGGCCGCCATCAGCACGCGCGAAATTGCCACCACGCTCGACCATGCCGAGTTGCTCGCGCAATTGCGGGACGTCGCGGTCGAAGACGAGCGAACGCGGCTGGGCCGCGACCTGCACGATGGCTTGCTGCAATCGCTGACGGCCGCGCGGCTCCAGTTGCATCAACTGCGGCGGCACATCATGCCTGACTCGACAGCAGTCGAACAGAAACTCGAGGCGGCCGAGACGACGCTGGCCGCCAGCCAGCGGGAACTCCGTCTGCTCGTCACCCAGCTACGGCCACGTCCGCAGGCGGACGCCGTGCCTGAGCGTTTCGAGGAGGTCGTGTCGGATCTCGGTGAGCGTATGAAGCGCGAGTGGAACCTCGCGGTCACGGCCCGTGTGGAGCTGGCCTCTCCCCTCCCAGGGGACATGGCGCGCACCGCAGGCCTGATGATCCACGAAGCCCTGGCCAATGCCGCGCGCCACGGCGGCGCGACGACTGCGGACGTCCAGATTCATGGCGCGAACCGCGTGCTTACCCTGTCGGTCAGCGACAATGGTTGCGGTTTCGGTTTCGTTGGCCGCCGCACCGGATCCGAACTGGCGGAAGAGCATCTGGGCCCGGAGAGCCTGAGCGACCGCGTCGCGTCACTCCGAGGCACGCTGAGTGTCGACTCGCATCCGGCGGGCGCCTGCGTGGAGATGCGCATCCCGTACGAGGAGCCAGTCTGA
- a CDS encoding PAS domain-containing protein, translating to MSPSMDWVNEFPGAVTVCDRDGIIVAMNDTSARTFEADGGRALIGRNMLDCHPEQARTRLADLLAAPRVNAYTIEKRGVRKLIYQAPWYQHGAYQGVVELSLELPSPMPHFVREG from the coding sequence ATGTCACCTTCGATGGACTGGGTGAACGAGTTTCCAGGTGCGGTGACGGTCTGCGATCGCGACGGCATTATCGTGGCGATGAACGACACGTCGGCGCGCACGTTCGAGGCGGACGGCGGGCGCGCGCTCATCGGCAGGAATATGCTCGACTGCCATCCCGAGCAGGCGCGGACGAGGCTGGCTGACCTGCTGGCCGCGCCGCGCGTCAACGCGTACACGATCGAGAAACGCGGTGTGCGGAAGCTGATCTATCAGGCCCCGTGGTACCAGCACGGCGCGTATCAGGGAGTGGTCGAGTTGTCGCTGGAATTGCCCAGTCCGATGCCGCACTTCGTGCGCGAGGGTTGA
- a CDS encoding response regulator transcription factor: protein MAAVTLVLADDHPIVLHGLQELFRAEPDFRVLATCEDGEACIQAVRIHRPDVLLLDLRLPRIDGLGVLRTLRTEGLRTRTVLLTAFADEHAVVEATRLGVSGIVLKDSSHTALIDCVRHVATGGVWFDRELLSTALDRTLKHDEALSQATGSLTARELVVARMVADGCRNREIAEQLHISEGTVKVHLHNVYKKLALDGRVALMRYVQKLVS from the coding sequence ATGGCGGCCGTCACGTTGGTGCTGGCCGACGATCACCCGATCGTGCTTCACGGCCTCCAGGAGTTGTTCCGAGCGGAACCGGACTTCCGGGTCCTGGCCACGTGCGAGGACGGCGAGGCCTGCATCCAAGCCGTGAGAATCCACCGGCCGGATGTCCTGCTCCTTGATCTCCGGTTGCCGCGCATCGATGGCCTTGGCGTCCTCCGGACGCTCCGGACCGAGGGGCTTCGTACGCGAACGGTGCTGCTGACGGCGTTTGCCGATGAGCACGCGGTGGTCGAAGCGACACGCCTTGGCGTCAGCGGAATCGTCCTCAAGGACAGCAGCCACACGGCCCTGATCGACTGCGTTCGTCACGTCGCCACGGGCGGCGTGTGGTTTGACCGCGAGCTGCTGTCGACCGCCCTCGACCGCACGCTCAAACACGACGAGGCCCTCAGCCAGGCCACCGGCAGTTTGACCGCGCGGGAACTGGTCGTCGCCCGCATGGTCGCGGACGGGTGTCGCAACCGGGAGATCGCCGAACAGCTGCACATATCCGAGGGCACCGTCAAAGTTCATCTCCACAACGTCTACAAGAAACTGGCGCTCGACGGCCGGGTTGCGCTCATGCGGTACGTGCAGAAATTGGTTTCCTGA
- a CDS encoding M14 family zinc carboxypeptidase, with amino-acid sequence MHGVRRTPGIVLMVLVACVLVFGANGQSAAPQGRPGASPVQKNDDDYTKRILDNTPDKRILTELVDHMPVSATVPSPLKFLGYVPGENSRLTYHKDIVAYYQALVKATARATMWEIGKTEEGRPVVALAVADEATIKSLDKYKRITAQLTDPRKLSEEQARLLIQTGKPIYYATGSIHSPETGSPEMLMELAFRLAVEETPFIKQIRNNIIVVITPVSEVDGHERQVDNRRAADAGQPQPGMTYWGKYVAHDNNRDGIGKGLALSQNMLKSFLDLHPQVMHDLHESVTLLYASTGTGPYFPSVAPIQVTEWWWLAETEIMEMTKRGVPGVWTYNYYDGWVPNYMFWIGVGHNSIGRFYETQSYGGGGGRGGAPAASGAAATGATPPAGGRAGGAATPAGGRAGAPAAPATQAPGAPAAAGGRSVGGGQSREWYRPYPVPPEGVQWSGRANINMQESAILIAMNAVAKNREMFLENYYLKNKMMVEQGRTRAPHAYVIPAQQHRRIDAVDFMNFLRREAVEIHTATAPFTIGKVQVAAGDYIVRLDQPYGGLADMLLGVQWYPEQNPRPYDDTGWSLPLLRNVQTFRVDDKAIFDKPMTLATADFKAAGTITGTGGTFVIEHTTDSALATFRFANAKVRMTAAEQPFDLAGHHFGAGAFIIPAANRALLEPQIRDYGLLVWATDTPPSVPTHDLDVPRIGYVHSWSSTQDEGWVRMVLDKIKVPYTYFGDNLLRQGRLRAKYDVIIYPNGPVTVDGGEIPTDGTPLPYKKTDLTPNIGTAPDSTDDRRGSLGRDGLKALEAFVQEGGVLIAEGTAATLFPEYRLVPGVTIEQPSGLYAPGSVIKALIGDKTSPILYGYDQNTIGVMYKGGPVLALGGGGGGRGDGGGRGGTLPAGVGGGNLQPMATPPRLTTLDAAPAAAAPAGAEGRGGRGGRGGGRGGFGGGAAVVAPPRVLLSYPTDPNDLLLSGELVGGENLVGRPALVDAPLGKGHLVLFGVRPFWRYETHGSFFFALNAMLNWNHLDAGRKAAGAPAGDR; translated from the coding sequence ATGCATGGAGTGCGAAGGACGCCAGGAATCGTGCTGATGGTGCTCGTGGCGTGTGTGCTGGTCTTTGGCGCCAACGGGCAGTCGGCGGCGCCGCAGGGACGGCCCGGCGCGTCGCCGGTCCAGAAGAATGATGACGACTACACGAAGCGGATCCTGGACAACACGCCGGACAAACGGATTCTGACCGAACTGGTCGATCACATGCCGGTGTCGGCGACTGTGCCGTCGCCACTGAAATTCCTGGGCTACGTGCCCGGCGAGAACAGCCGCCTGACGTATCACAAGGACATCGTCGCGTATTATCAGGCCCTCGTGAAGGCCACCGCCCGCGCCACGATGTGGGAGATCGGCAAGACAGAAGAAGGGCGCCCCGTGGTCGCTTTGGCCGTTGCCGACGAAGCGACCATCAAGTCGCTCGACAAGTACAAGCGGATCACCGCGCAGCTCACCGACCCGCGCAAGCTCTCCGAAGAACAGGCCCGCCTGCTCATCCAGACCGGCAAACCGATCTACTACGCGACCGGGAGTATCCATTCGCCCGAGACGGGCAGCCCCGAAATGCTCATGGAGCTGGCCTTCCGCCTGGCGGTGGAGGAGACACCCTTCATCAAGCAGATCCGCAACAACATTATCGTCGTCATTACGCCGGTGTCCGAGGTTGATGGACACGAGCGGCAGGTCGACAACCGGCGAGCGGCGGACGCCGGTCAGCCTCAGCCCGGGATGACGTACTGGGGCAAGTACGTGGCGCACGACAACAACCGCGACGGCATCGGCAAAGGTCTCGCCCTGTCGCAGAACATGCTCAAGTCGTTCCTCGACTTGCACCCGCAGGTGATGCACGACCTGCACGAATCGGTGACGCTGCTCTACGCCTCGACCGGCACTGGCCCGTACTTCCCGAGCGTGGCGCCCATCCAGGTGACCGAGTGGTGGTGGCTCGCCGAGACCGAGATCATGGAGATGACCAAACGCGGCGTGCCCGGCGTGTGGACCTACAACTACTACGACGGCTGGGTGCCCAACTACATGTTCTGGATTGGCGTCGGCCACAACTCGATTGGCCGGTTCTACGAAACGCAGAGCTACGGCGGCGGCGGTGGGCGAGGAGGCGCACCTGCCGCGTCTGGCGCAGCGGCGACGGGAGCGACGCCACCTGCCGGTGGCCGCGCTGGTGGTGCGGCGACACCTGCGGGCGGTCGGGCAGGTGCTCCGGCTGCGCCAGCGACTCAGGCGCCTGGTGCCCCTGCCGCGGCCGGTGGCCGATCCGTCGGCGGCGGGCAGAGCCGCGAGTGGTACCGGCCGTATCCGGTGCCGCCAGAGGGCGTGCAGTGGAGCGGTCGCGCCAACATCAACATGCAGGAGTCGGCCATCCTGATCGCGATGAACGCGGTGGCGAAAAACCGCGAGATGTTCCTCGAGAACTACTACCTTAAGAACAAGATGATGGTGGAGCAGGGCCGGACGCGCGCGCCCCATGCGTACGTCATTCCCGCGCAGCAGCATCGGCGTATTGACGCTGTCGATTTCATGAACTTCCTGCGGCGCGAAGCGGTCGAAATCCACACGGCGACCGCGCCGTTTACGATCGGCAAGGTCCAGGTCGCCGCCGGCGACTACATCGTCCGGCTCGACCAGCCGTACGGAGGCTTGGCCGACATGTTGCTCGGCGTGCAGTGGTACCCCGAACAGAATCCGCGGCCCTACGACGACACGGGCTGGTCGCTGCCGCTCCTGCGCAACGTGCAAACGTTCCGCGTGGACGACAAGGCCATCTTCGACAAGCCGATGACGCTGGCGACGGCGGACTTCAAGGCGGCGGGCACCATCACAGGCACGGGCGGCACGTTCGTCATCGAACATACAACCGACAGCGCGCTGGCGACGTTCAGGTTTGCCAACGCGAAGGTCAGGATGACGGCCGCCGAACAGCCCTTCGATCTGGCAGGCCACCACTTCGGCGCCGGGGCCTTCATCATTCCTGCAGCCAACCGTGCGCTGCTCGAGCCGCAGATCCGCGATTACGGCCTGCTGGTCTGGGCCACCGATACACCACCCAGCGTACCCACGCACGACCTCGACGTGCCGCGCATCGGCTATGTCCACTCGTGGTCCAGCACGCAGGACGAGGGCTGGGTGCGGATGGTACTCGACAAGATCAAGGTGCCCTACACGTACTTCGGCGACAACCTGCTGCGGCAGGGACGGCTTCGCGCGAAGTACGACGTGATCATCTATCCCAATGGCCCGGTGACGGTGGATGGCGGCGAGATCCCCACCGATGGGACGCCGCTGCCCTACAAGAAAACCGATCTCACGCCGAACATCGGCACGGCGCCCGATTCGACCGACGATCGGCGCGGCAGTCTCGGACGCGATGGGCTGAAGGCGCTCGAGGCCTTCGTGCAGGAAGGCGGCGTGCTCATTGCCGAGGGCACCGCGGCGACGCTGTTTCCGGAATACCGTCTCGTTCCGGGCGTGACGATCGAGCAGCCCTCCGGTCTTTATGCGCCAGGGTCGGTGATCAAGGCGCTCATCGGCGACAAGACTAGCCCCATTCTCTATGGGTACGACCAGAACACGATCGGCGTGATGTACAAGGGCGGGCCGGTGCTCGCTCTTGGCGGCGGTGGCGGCGGACGGGGTGACGGCGGCGGCCGTGGCGGGACCTTGCCGGCCGGAGTGGGTGGCGGCAATCTGCAGCCGATGGCAACGCCGCCGCGATTGACGACGCTTGATGCGGCGCCGGCGGCAGCCGCGCCCGCGGGGGCTGAAGGTCGTGGCGGACGAGGCGGTCGCGGTGGCGGACGAGGCGGGTTCGGCGGCGGGGCCGCAGTTGTCGCGCCTCCACGCGTGCTGCTGTCGTATCCAACCGATCCCAATGATTTGCTGCTCTCAGGCGAGCTGGTGGGCGGCGAAAACCTGGTGGGGCGCCCCGCGCTGGTCGACGCGCCGCTCGGCAAGGGACATCTCGTGCTGTTTGGCGTCCGGCCGTTCTGGCGCTACGAGACGCACGGCAGTTTCTTCTTCGCGCTGAACGCGATGCTCAACTGGAATCACCTCGACGCCGGGCGGAAGGCCGCCGGCGCGCCAGCCGGGGATCGCTGA